A stretch of Borrelia turcica IST7 DNA encodes these proteins:
- the groL gene encoding chaperonin GroEL (60 kDa chaperone family; promotes refolding of misfolded polypeptides especially under stressful conditions; forms two stacked rings of heptamers to form a barrel-shaped 14mer; ends can be capped by GroES; misfolded proteins enter the barrel where they are refolded when GroES binds) has protein sequence MAKEMYFNEDARKSLLSGIEKLSNAVKVTLGPKGRNVLIDKKFGSPTVTKDGVSVAREIELENSFENMGAQLLKEVAIKTNDVAGDGTTTATVLAYAIAREGLKNVSSGINPIGIKKGIDHAVSLAADKIRKSAKKITTKEEIAQVASISANNDNSIGEKIAEAMDRVGKDGVITVEESKTFDTTISYVEGMQFDRGYLSPYFSTNKENMSVSFDDALILICEKKISTIKELLPVLEKVLNTNKPLLIIAEDIEGDALAALVLNSVRGALKVCAIKSPGFGDRRKAILEDIAILTGGVLVSEELGLTLENVELEQLGQAKSVKVDKDNTTIINTGNKEQIKERTELIKKQIEETSSEYDREKLQERLAKLVGGVAVINVGAVTEVELKEKKHRVEDALSATRAAVEEGVVPGGGATLIEVAMYLDTIDTSKLSYEEKQGFEIVKRSLEEPMRQIISNAGFESSIYIHQIRTEKKGLGFDAAGFKWVNMIESGIIDPAKVTRSALQNAASIAGLLLTTECAITEVKEEKSGAGGGYPMDPGMGMM, from the coding sequence AAATGTATTTTAATGAAGATGCTAGGAAAAGTTTACTCAGCGGCATTGAAAAATTGTCAAATGCTGTAAAGGTAACTCTTGGTCCTAAGGGGAGAAATGTTTTAATTGATAAGAAATTTGGATCTCCTACGGTTACTAAAGATGGGGTTAGTGTTGCTCGTGAGATTGAACTTGAAAATTCCTTTGAGAATATGGGGGCACAACTTTTAAAGGAAGTTGCTATTAAGACAAATGATGTGGCTGGTGATGGAACTACTACTGCTACTGTACTTGCTTATGCAATTGCTAGAGAGGGACTTAAGAATGTTTCTTCTGGCATTAATCCAATTGGAATAAAGAAGGGAATAGATCATGCTGTATCTTTGGCTGCTGATAAGATCCGTAAGTCTGCAAAGAAAATTACTACTAAGGAAGAAATTGCACAGGTTGCGTCTATTTCTGCAAATAATGATAATTCAATAGGTGAGAAAATTGCTGAGGCAATGGATAGAGTTGGAAAAGATGGAGTTATTACTGTTGAGGAGTCAAAGACTTTTGACACTACAATTTCTTATGTTGAGGGTATGCAATTTGATAGAGGATATTTGTCTCCTTACTTTTCTACAAATAAAGAAAACATGAGTGTGAGCTTTGATGATGCTCTTATTTTGATATGCGAAAAAAAGATTAGTACTATTAAGGAACTTTTACCCGTTCTTGAAAAGGTTTTAAATACAAATAAGCCTTTATTAATTATTGCTGAGGATATTGAGGGAGATGCTCTTGCTGCTCTTGTTTTAAATAGTGTGCGTGGGGCATTAAAGGTTTGTGCAATTAAATCTCCTGGGTTTGGTGACAGACGTAAGGCGATTCTTGAAGATATTGCAATACTTACTGGGGGAGTACTTGTTAGTGAAGAATTGGGACTTACTCTTGAAAATGTCGAGCTTGAACAACTTGGACAGGCTAAATCAGTAAAGGTAGATAAGGATAATACTACTATTATTAACACTGGAAATAAAGAACAAATAAAAGAGAGAACAGAGCTTATTAAGAAACAAATAGAAGAGACAAGCTCTGAATATGATAGAGAAAAGCTTCAGGAGCGTCTTGCTAAGCTTGTTGGTGGTGTTGCTGTTATTAATGTTGGTGCTGTTACTGAAGTAGAACTTAAGGAGAAGAAACATAGGGTTGAGGATGCTTTATCTGCTACTCGTGCTGCTGTTGAGGAGGGTGTTGTTCCTGGTGGAGGCGCTACTCTTATTGAGGTGGCTATGTATCTTGATACTATTGATACAAGTAAGCTTAGTTATGAGGAAAAGCAAGGTTTTGAGATTGTTAAGAGAAGCCTTGAAGAACCAATGAGACAAATAATTTCTAATGCTGGCTTTGAAAGTTCTATTTATATTCACCAGATTAGAACGGAAAAAAAGGGACTTGGTTTTGATGCAGCTGGGTTTAAGTGGGTAAATATGATTGAGAGTGGGATAATTGATCCTGCTAAGGTTACAAGAAGTGCTCTTCAGAATGCAGCTTCAATTGCAGGACTACTTTTAACAACAGAATGTGCTATTACTGAAGTTAAGGAAGAAAAGAGTGGTGCTGGTGGTGGGTATCCTATGGATCCTGGAATGGGAATGATGTAG
- the yajC gene encoding preprotein translocase subunit YajC produces MFILQEFSHSSSFFRSLLVFVPVIAIFWFLVISPQRKEEKKKKEMIQNLKKGDKVLTVGGIFGIVKKISDTEVVLELSATSDVKFAKTSIEKVISEKVEGKS; encoded by the coding sequence ATGTTTATATTGCAAGAATTTAGCCATAGCAGTAGTTTTTTTAGGAGTTTATTGGTCTTTGTTCCTGTAATTGCTATATTTTGGTTTTTAGTAATATCTCCTCAACGTAAAGAAGAGAAGAAAAAGAAGGAAATGATACAAAACCTTAAAAAGGGTGATAAGGTTTTAACAGTAGGCGGGATTTTTGGAATCGTTAAAAAGATTAGTGATACTGAGGTTGTTCTTGAGTTGAGTGCAACTTCTGATGTAAAATTTGCAAAAACTTCAATTGAAAAGGTTATTTCTGAAAAAGTTGAAGGTAAAAGTTAA